The proteins below come from a single Rhodothermaceae bacterium genomic window:
- a CDS encoding sulfite exporter TauE/SafE family protein produces the protein MLELHALLILFFAGVAGGIMNVMAGGGSTITLPALILLGLDAGVANGTNRVAILIQNISATLTFSSQKKTRIRKSVSYALWTIPGAISGAFMATRIEDALFEKILAGLLIVVVLTMLVPRENGASDKIARKSVWTGPALLLIGFYGGFVQIGVGFLFMAVFFHLLHLDLLTTTVHKVTVILLYTGLTLFVFAVLGKVDWGFGLTLAAGNATGAFIAAKVAIRRGEKVIRGVMVVAVLIMALRILGLV, from the coding sequence ATGCTGGAGTTGCACGCCCTCTTGATTCTTTTCTTCGCAGGCGTGGCCGGAGGGATTATGAACGTAATGGCGGGGGGAGGCTCAACCATTACGCTTCCTGCACTCATCTTATTGGGACTTGATGCCGGTGTAGCGAACGGGACGAATCGTGTTGCGATTCTTATCCAAAATATATCAGCCACGCTAACATTCTCGTCTCAGAAGAAGACCCGTATACGTAAAAGTGTCTCCTATGCGTTGTGGACGATCCCGGGAGCGATATCTGGTGCTTTTATGGCCACCCGGATTGAAGATGCCTTGTTCGAGAAAATTCTTGCGGGCCTGTTAATTGTGGTCGTTCTGACCATGCTTGTTCCGCGAGAGAATGGGGCTTCTGACAAGATTGCGAGGAAATCAGTCTGGACGGGACCGGCACTTTTGCTGATTGGATTCTATGGAGGATTTGTTCAGATAGGTGTCGGGTTTTTGTTTATGGCTGTATTTTTCCATTTATTGCATTTGGATCTGCTGACGACCACCGTTCACAAAGTCACGGTTATATTACTTTACACGGGTCTGACGCTTTTCGTGTTTGCAGTCTTGGGTAAAGTAGACTGGGGGTTTGGATTGACTTTGGCTGCAGGAAATGCGACAGGGGCATTTATCGCAGCTAAGGTTGCGATTCGGCGGGGCGAAAAGGTCATACGAGGAGTCATGGTCGTTGCCGTACTGATCATGGCCTTACGAATTTTAGGCTTGGTGTAA
- a CDS encoding DUF3524 domain-containing protein produces MKVLALEPWYGGSHRNFVSGLIQNSRHEYELVTMASRFWKWRLQGGAQTLARKSRQLIADGFQPDVILASSMVNLPAFLALVRKEIGSVPVIYYLHENQLTYPLSSEEKRDLSYAYINYLSCLAADQVVFNTEFHYKEFIRALPGLLRVFPDYTHLHTVSEIQAKSRVMHLGMDLQAHASYASTGDTRDGPPIVLWNQRWEYDKNPEAFFRIMNRLDDAGCRFRLILAGKRFEEQPSEFDVAFERYAERILHYGYAEDFEEYSRLLHRADIVVSTAIHEFFGIAMMEAIYCGCHPLLPNRLSYPELIPENLHKPLLHAPILYETEEELFSILKGMLTGEEHPLPTSTLRGIVARLDWSVHVEQYDALIESLV; encoded by the coding sequence ATGAAAGTACTGGCACTTGAGCCATGGTATGGTGGTTCGCACCGAAATTTTGTAAGCGGACTCATTCAAAATAGCCGCCACGAGTATGAACTCGTAACTATGGCATCAAGATTTTGGAAGTGGAGGCTTCAGGGTGGGGCCCAGACACTTGCACGGAAATCCAGGCAACTGATCGCAGATGGTTTTCAGCCCGATGTGATCTTGGCTTCCAGCATGGTCAATCTGCCGGCGTTTTTGGCCCTGGTCCGAAAAGAGATCGGTAGCGTGCCAGTAATTTATTATTTGCACGAAAATCAACTGACCTATCCGCTTTCGAGTGAGGAGAAGCGGGATTTATCGTATGCGTATATCAATTACCTCTCATGTCTGGCAGCGGATCAGGTTGTCTTCAATACAGAGTTTCACTACAAAGAATTTATCCGTGCTCTTCCTGGCCTATTGCGAGTATTTCCAGACTATACTCATTTGCACACCGTATCAGAAATCCAAGCAAAGAGTCGGGTCATGCATCTGGGAATGGATCTTCAAGCACATGCGAGCTATGCCAGCACAGGGGATACGAGAGATGGTCCACCGATCGTACTCTGGAATCAGCGTTGGGAGTATGACAAGAATCCAGAAGCTTTCTTCAGGATCATGAACCGCCTGGATGATGCAGGTTGCCGGTTTCGGTTGATTCTTGCAGGTAAGCGTTTTGAAGAGCAGCCATCTGAATTCGATGTTGCATTTGAACGTTACGCCGAGCGAATTCTACACTACGGATATGCAGAGGATTTTGAGGAGTACAGCCGTTTGTTGCATCGTGCAGATATTGTCGTATCAACCGCGATTCACGAATTTTTTGGAATCGCAATGATGGAAGCCATCTATTGCGGGTGTCATCCCCTGCTACCGAATCGTTTGAGTTATCCGGAATTGATTCCAGAAAATCTACATAAGCCACTACTGCATGCTCCCATCCTTTATGAAACGGAGGAAGAGTTGTTTTCAATTTTGAAGGGGATGTTGACCGGTGAAGAGCATCCACTTCCCACCAGCACACTTCGAGGGATCGTAGCCCGTCTTGATTGGTCGGTTCATGTAGAGCAATATGATGCTCTGATAGAGTCTTTAGTGTGA
- a CDS encoding asparagine--tRNA ligase, whose product MDVETTTIESLSKQIGQTATLRGWLQQKRGSKGLFFLVLRDGTGQVQCVVNQQNVDASSWEHASVATQETSLVIKGEVQKDERQVGGVEVQVSSIDVIQIVSDYPITPKSHGVEFLMDRRHLWLRSRRPWAVMRIRNRIIMSIHNFFQERGFLQMDAPLLTKNAVEGTSTLFEIDYFGSSAYLTQSGQLHGEVMAMAFNKIYTFGPVFRAEKSKTRRHLTEFWMIEPEMAFYDLEMNMTLAEDFLVRIASDAVSDCEEELELLGRDLDALYRIQTPFPRLTYSEAVELIRSEKTRLLIEERQQGLRGEKSDLENECAQNKEIYGRSKEWKKRRIDAREIEINTRLDQIEEELRNLPQWWQSAAEFEWGKDFGGSDETLLTWHFDRPIIVHRYPEAVKAFYMKRDPEDDRLALGMDVLAPEGFGEIIGGGQRADDLAFLEEQVRRHNLPQEAFEWYFDLRRYGSVPHSGFGLGLERTVAWVCGLEHIRETIPFPRTLGRLTP is encoded by the coding sequence ATTGACGTGGAAACAACAACAATAGAATCACTCTCAAAGCAGATTGGACAGACAGCTACTCTGCGGGGTTGGTTGCAGCAAAAACGTGGTTCCAAGGGACTTTTCTTTCTGGTTCTCCGTGATGGGACAGGTCAAGTCCAGTGTGTAGTGAATCAGCAGAATGTAGATGCGTCTTCATGGGAACATGCTTCTGTTGCAACTCAGGAGACATCACTGGTGATCAAAGGGGAAGTCCAGAAGGATGAACGTCAGGTTGGGGGTGTGGAAGTGCAGGTTTCGAGCATTGACGTAATCCAGATCGTAAGCGACTATCCAATTACTCCCAAGTCACATGGAGTAGAATTTTTGATGGATCGGCGTCATCTCTGGCTTCGAAGTCGGCGCCCCTGGGCGGTGATGCGTATTCGAAACCGCATCATTATGAGCATACACAATTTCTTTCAGGAGCGTGGTTTTCTTCAGATGGATGCTCCGCTTCTTACAAAGAATGCGGTGGAAGGAACCAGTACGCTCTTTGAGATTGACTATTTCGGGAGTTCAGCATATCTGACACAGAGTGGCCAGCTTCATGGGGAAGTTATGGCAATGGCTTTCAATAAGATCTATACCTTCGGCCCTGTTTTTCGTGCGGAAAAATCAAAGACACGGAGGCATCTGACTGAATTCTGGATGATAGAGCCCGAAATGGCATTTTATGATCTGGAAATGAATATGACGCTAGCAGAGGACTTTCTGGTTCGGATTGCTTCGGATGCGGTGTCTGACTGTGAAGAGGAACTCGAGCTATTGGGACGGGATCTGGACGCACTGTACCGAATTCAGACACCATTTCCGCGCTTGACGTACAGCGAAGCCGTGGAGCTTATTCGAAGCGAAAAAACCCGGCTCCTGATTGAAGAAAGGCAACAAGGGTTACGCGGTGAGAAATCAGATCTCGAAAACGAGTGCGCACAGAACAAAGAGATTTATGGGCGCTCAAAGGAGTGGAAGAAGCGTCGTATTGATGCGCGTGAGATTGAGATCAATACTCGTCTTGATCAGATCGAGGAAGAACTGCGGAACTTACCTCAGTGGTGGCAATCAGCGGCTGAGTTTGAATGGGGTAAAGATTTTGGCGGTAGCGACGAGACATTATTAACTTGGCATTTTGATCGCCCAATTATTGTGCATCGTTATCCAGAAGCCGTCAAAGCGTTCTATATGAAGCGCGATCCAGAAGATGACCGCCTAGCACTTGGGATGGATGTTCTTGCTCCTGAAGGTTTTGGAGAGATTATTGGTGGTGGCCAACGCGCAGATGATTTGGCTTTTTTAGAGGAACAGGTGAGACGGCATAATCTTCCTCAGGAAGCTTTTGAATGGTATTTTGATCTTCGCCGATATGGCAGTGTGCCCCACAGCGGCTTTGGTCTGGGCCTTGAACGGACGGTTGCATGGGTTTGCGGACTTGAACATATCCGGGAAACGATTCCGTTTCCTCGAACACTCGGACGACTCACACCATAG
- a CDS encoding YaaA family protein has product MASGGNPFAPDVFDYRSKTTFNYFHQLIPKRREILDQLLELIRRDETEALEDIFGPEGLSDGVKLAKAVYSAPLMAARKRFVPDPFFSAVDFDGLPTGAQRRLLENSVIFSGLFGLLRPDDLVPEYRLKMSAALSEIGPLTTFWKPHISPFLNRVVRNRFVWDLLPEPYREAWDDDGSHIARATVAFYNADGSVVKEDEVYRGQLMNFIVRDPAIDVEALDDWRHPGGFRLSRGRSSLEGETKSVVMIRR; this is encoded by the coding sequence ATGGCGAGCGGGGGGAATCCGTTTGCTCCAGATGTTTTCGACTATCGGTCTAAGACGACCTTCAACTATTTCCATCAACTGATTCCCAAACGTCGGGAAATTCTAGATCAGCTATTGGAGCTTATCCGCCGTGACGAAACAGAGGCTCTCGAAGATATTTTTGGCCCTGAAGGGCTCTCCGATGGTGTAAAACTGGCAAAGGCTGTTTATTCTGCACCGCTGATGGCAGCACGTAAGCGTTTTGTGCCAGATCCGTTTTTCAGCGCAGTTGACTTTGACGGGCTTCCCACAGGGGCACAGCGGCGTCTATTGGAAAACAGTGTCATTTTCAGTGGTCTATTTGGGCTACTTCGCCCGGATGACTTGGTACCGGAGTACAGGCTCAAAATGTCTGCTGCTCTCTCTGAAATCGGTCCCCTGACTACTTTCTGGAAGCCACACATTAGCCCATTTCTGAATAGAGTTGTTCGGAACCGCTTTGTTTGGGATTTATTGCCAGAGCCCTATCGCGAGGCGTGGGACGATGATGGATCTCATATTGCACGAGCAACGGTAGCATTCTACAATGCAGATGGGAGTGTCGTGAAAGAAGATGAGGTCTACCGTGGGCAACTCATGAATTTCATTGTACGCGATCCAGCGATCGATGTGGAAGCACTGGATGATTGGCGTCACCCGGGAGGTTTCAGGTTGTCTCGTGGGCGATCAAGCCTGGAAGGTGAGACGAAATCAGTCGTCATGATTCGCCGCTAA
- a CDS encoding GWxTD domain-containing protein codes for MDSRIKSRGLVESKLRYSIRNLTVMVGSLLFVVPSVVAQRSPQIEVDYASFAYDEQESLVELYMALEASSLTYAAQDSGYSIAIPFHLSLIRSSADANRDLAEDHPVWVQEDELRFFVPDTSSIIEGRVFLRQTRFTVLPGKYELQVDLLIAEQEVIQSRRDLIIPDYSQRENCLLSDIILASSIVDSNDNEDPHYKNGLSVVPNTNQLYGADSAQLFYYVEAYNTACAASDSGEYTVLVYVAEASSPVWVPGLEERSERNVRQTDVLVGSFDLSDLRSGTYFLHVAILSSTNETVVEESRKFFVFNPSVNTLQSDMITGDETFETSSYATMTEEEIERRLKYIQVIANDQESRQIRRVQDLDERRRLLMDFWEVRDPTPGAEGNEFRDEFYRLLMYANERYSAHRVEGWETDRGNTLLRYGRPTNIGSNMYERGRKPYEIWKYNNIPGEGQAEFIFADLDGFGDFELIHSTVAGERKLPDWPQRISDRY; via the coding sequence ATGGACTCGCGCATAAAGTCCAGGGGATTGGTTGAGAGCAAACTCAGGTACAGTATCCGTAACCTGACAGTTATGGTCGGTAGTCTGCTCTTTGTGGTGCCCAGCGTAGTGGCCCAACGCTCACCTCAGATTGAGGTTGATTATGCGTCTTTTGCCTATGATGAGCAAGAGTCCCTGGTAGAACTTTATATGGCGCTAGAGGCGAGTTCCCTTACCTATGCAGCGCAGGATTCGGGGTACAGTATCGCGATTCCATTTCATTTGAGTTTGATACGTTCCTCAGCAGATGCGAATCGGGATCTAGCAGAGGATCATCCCGTATGGGTGCAGGAAGATGAACTTCGCTTCTTCGTGCCCGACACATCTTCAATAATTGAGGGGCGAGTTTTTTTACGTCAAACTCGATTCACGGTACTTCCAGGCAAGTATGAGCTACAAGTGGATCTATTGATTGCAGAGCAGGAAGTGATCCAGTCACGCCGAGACCTAATCATACCTGATTATAGCCAGCGGGAAAACTGTTTGCTTTCAGACATCATCTTGGCTTCCAGTATTGTGGATTCGAATGATAACGAGGATCCTCACTACAAAAATGGGTTATCGGTCGTCCCGAATACGAATCAATTGTACGGCGCGGATTCTGCACAACTATTCTATTATGTAGAAGCCTATAATACCGCTTGTGCTGCGTCGGATTCAGGTGAGTATACCGTGCTCGTGTATGTCGCAGAAGCAAGTAGTCCAGTCTGGGTTCCGGGCCTTGAGGAGCGATCTGAACGTAATGTGCGCCAGACAGATGTTCTCGTTGGTTCATTTGATTTGTCTGACCTTAGATCGGGGACTTATTTCCTGCACGTAGCAATTCTGAGTAGTACCAATGAGACTGTAGTAGAAGAGAGTCGAAAATTCTTTGTTTTCAATCCATCCGTAAATACTCTCCAGTCCGATATGATTACGGGTGACGAGACGTTTGAGACAAGTAGTTATGCAACTATGACGGAGGAAGAAATAGAAAGGAGATTGAAGTATATTCAAGTCATTGCGAATGACCAGGAGTCCAGACAGATTCGACGTGTTCAAGATTTGGATGAGCGAAGGAGATTATTAATGGATTTCTGGGAGGTACGTGATCCAACTCCCGGGGCAGAGGGGAATGAGTTCCGGGATGAGTTCTATCGTTTGTTGATGTATGCCAATGAACGCTATTCTGCTCACCGAGTCGAAGGATGGGAGACGGACCGCGGAAATACCCTTCTAAGGTATGGCAGGCCAACAAATATTGGATCGAATATGTACGAGCGGGGACGAAAGCCATACGAGATATGGAAGTACAATAACATTCCCGGTGAGGGACAGGCTGAGTTTATATTTGCGGATTTAGATGGATTTGGCGATTTCGAATTGATTCATTCTACGGTTGCGGGCGAGCGTAAACTCCCCGATTGGCCCCAAAGAATTTCCGATAGGTATTGA
- a CDS encoding TIM barrel protein codes for MATTNDSRSDVGMSVFGILPVAFCIKRKPIIIMRSSRRQFFRRPFGGLFESISRRSGDMRFGLVTYLWGRDWDLPTLIRNCQDTGIEGVELRTEHAHGVEIHLSAAERAAVQAQFMDSDVVLVGLGTNWSFHHTEAAQQAHAISQAKASIVLAHDVGASGVKVKPDALPDGTPEEQTIAQIGRALRALGQFGEDYGQEIRLEVHGYRTDELPVVRQIMEAASHHNVRVCWNCNEADLNEPGLTHNFDLVRGYFGETVHIRELDGAAYPYKQLFELLVESEYAGWILLEARTDPPDRISALRHQRSLFDALLRLYEKD; via the coding sequence TTGGCCACAACGAACGATTCCCGCTCAGATGTAGGAATGAGTGTATTTGGGATCCTTCCTGTCGCATTTTGTATAAAACGGAAGCCCATAATCATCATGCGTTCATCTCGCCGTCAATTTTTTAGACGTCCATTCGGAGGATTATTTGAATCAATATCCCGAAGAAGCGGGGACATGAGGTTTGGTCTCGTAACCTATCTCTGGGGGCGGGATTGGGATCTCCCGACACTGATTCGGAACTGTCAGGATACGGGAATAGAAGGGGTGGAATTGCGAACCGAACATGCGCATGGGGTAGAAATACATCTATCCGCCGCAGAACGTGCAGCCGTGCAGGCACAATTTATGGATAGCGACGTGGTTTTGGTAGGGCTGGGAACCAACTGGTCCTTTCATCACACAGAGGCTGCCCAACAAGCACATGCAATCAGTCAAGCAAAAGCTTCGATTGTCTTAGCTCATGATGTAGGAGCGAGTGGTGTCAAAGTGAAGCCGGATGCTTTGCCCGATGGTACTCCCGAAGAACAGACGATCGCCCAGATTGGGCGGGCACTGCGGGCGCTCGGTCAATTTGGTGAGGATTATGGGCAGGAAATTCGACTTGAAGTTCATGGATATCGTACAGACGAACTACCCGTCGTCAGGCAAATCATGGAGGCGGCGAGTCATCATAATGTCCGTGTATGCTGGAATTGTAATGAGGCTGATTTGAATGAGCCGGGACTCACGCATAATTTTGATCTTGTCCGAGGCTACTTCGGGGAGACCGTCCATATTCGTGAACTCGATGGTGCTGCGTATCCATACAAACAACTCTTTGAGCTACTCGTGGAGTCCGAATATGCCGGCTGGATTTTATTGGAAGCGCGGACGGATCCCCCTGATCGGATTTCTGCGCTCAGGCACCAACGCTCATTATTTGATGCTCTGTTAAGACTGTACGAGAAAGATTGA
- a CDS encoding YtxH domain-containing protein, with protein MSKNYGLGDVTRALGWGLLMGGGVGFTLGLLLAPEEGSRLRRRVTFHLEELAKQVGSLADTMKEPQENAGAKSEGEALVAKANEQAQEINSQMEEIMGSASSGRSES; from the coding sequence ATGTCTAAGAATTATGGCTTAGGAGATGTGACACGTGCCCTAGGTTGGGGGCTTCTAATGGGTGGAGGAGTAGGTTTTACGCTGGGACTTTTGCTGGCTCCCGAGGAAGGCAGTCGGCTACGTCGTCGGGTAACCTTTCACTTGGAGGAGTTGGCTAAACAGGTCGGAAGCCTGGCGGACACGATGAAAGAGCCCCAGGAAAATGCGGGTGCAAAGTCTGAAGGGGAGGCGCTTGTAGCAAAAGCAAATGAGCAGGCGCAGGAAATAAATTCGCAGATGGAAGAGATCATGGGGTCTGCGTCTTCGGGGCGTTCGGAATCTTGA
- a CDS encoding ABC transporter ATP-binding protein: MIHLTLQGGGHSYGYRRIFSGVDLELFSGDILAITGANGSGKSTLLKMLAGVLRPTNGEVKLTLAEQVVPQEQHALHIGLVAPYVNVYEDLTLRENLRFIGKARSMNSNPARIESTVADVGLTAHIDEPVRTYSTGMQQRVRLAAALFHEPKVLLLDEPTLGLDPKGKEIFRKMVVGSKQARHLVVIASNSEDEIAMADQLLCIEDYAPKARLFA; the protein is encoded by the coding sequence ATGATCCATTTAACGTTGCAAGGCGGCGGACACAGCTATGGATACAGGCGAATTTTTAGCGGTGTTGACCTGGAATTGTTCTCTGGGGATATCCTGGCAATCACCGGTGCGAATGGCTCGGGAAAGTCAACCTTGCTGAAGATGTTGGCAGGAGTCCTCCGGCCGACAAACGGTGAAGTGAAACTGACCCTTGCAGAACAGGTCGTTCCACAGGAGCAGCATGCGTTACACATAGGACTCGTGGCACCGTATGTGAATGTATATGAGGATCTGACGTTGCGTGAGAATCTTAGATTTATAGGGAAGGCCCGGTCAATGAACTCAAACCCAGCACGGATAGAATCCACGGTCGCAGATGTTGGATTAACCGCTCACATTGACGAACCTGTAAGGACCTATTCAACAGGCATGCAGCAGCGGGTGCGTCTTGCAGCTGCTTTATTCCATGAACCCAAAGTTCTTTTGTTGGATGAGCCGACGTTGGGTTTGGATCCAAAAGGAAAAGAAATTTTCAGGAAAATGGTAGTTGGATCGAAGCAGGCCAGACACCTGGTTGTAATTGCTTCCAATTCGGAAGATGAAATCGCAATGGCAGATCAATTATTGTGTATCGAGGATTATGCACCAAAGGCGAGACTATTTGCATAG
- a CDS encoding nitroreductase family protein produces MERYPQRPLQFTPRLPEEMLARAEQFRALMQQRRSVRTFSSRPVPRELIEQAILTAGTAPSGAHREPWHFVAVNDPRIQSEIRRAAEKEERESYKRRMSKEWLDALHPLGTDWNKPFLEMAPWLVVCFAKNIGDDGMKNYYVQESCGIACGLFIAAIHNMGLVTLTHTPSPMRFLGDILKRPKHERAYILFPVGYPAEGVMVPDLKRKSQEQLVTWQERD; encoded by the coding sequence ATGGAACGTTATCCACAGAGGCCGCTACAGTTTACTCCACGGTTGCCGGAAGAAATGTTAGCGCGGGCCGAGCAATTCCGTGCACTGATGCAGCAGCGGCGTTCTGTCCGCACATTCAGTAGCCGTCCAGTCCCTCGTGAGTTGATTGAACAGGCGATTCTGACCGCCGGCACGGCTCCTAGCGGAGCGCATCGGGAGCCGTGGCATTTTGTTGCTGTGAATGATCCTAGAATACAATCGGAGATTCGAAGAGCTGCCGAAAAAGAAGAGCGCGAGAGCTACAAGCGGCGAATGTCTAAGGAATGGTTGGATGCCCTTCACCCACTTGGCACCGACTGGAACAAGCCGTTTCTTGAAATGGCTCCCTGGTTGGTGGTCTGTTTTGCCAAGAATATTGGTGATGACGGAATGAAAAATTATTATGTTCAAGAGAGTTGTGGAATTGCCTGCGGATTATTCATCGCCGCGATCCACAATATGGGCTTGGTGACACTGACTCATACTCCTAGCCCAATGCGATTCCTGGGTGACATCCTTAAGAGACCCAAACATGAAAGGGCCTATATTCTCTTTCCTGTGGGATACCCTGCGGAGGGTGTGATGGTACCGGATCTAAAACGAAAAAGCCAGGAACAGTTAGTTACCTGGCAAGAACGCGATTAA
- a CDS encoding glycosyltransferase family 4 protein, with amino-acid sequence MLPGYSLSDSLGSRGLGWACLLWQPCFHKLNNFLVNPDHVVLWERAPTWATQKFEISKIIARFEHILQIRYPMSRPIAYITRYLPEYRRPILEKLNERLHGRLIVYAGSFPDTSFKGLSPVSSSSYSLIELKNTWIGGQRALIQNMRPVVACNPAVIMAEESPRTVTLPWLLAAARRKGIGTLLWGHFSSNLRAFSGRNLLDRYRMALAKRVDGCVCYTNEIAEMIRPYVSAEHRFVAQNTLDTDRLFRLHRSLVSEGKKSVRSRLGLPEQGATVVFLGRLIADKQPEVLLDLHKALSARGKATLIMIGDGPERTKLTLRIQREGLTNVFFPGALSKLEDSAPWMYAADVMVCPGYVGLNVNHAFCLGLPVVTCTSPDPGIRYHSPEIAYLKPGVNGMQYHYGNLNSLTEVTSAVLQNKDRFSSHALEYAQSHLQMHRMVDGLVQAIEYAESCAG; translated from the coding sequence ATGCTTCCCGGCTACTCTTTGTCAGACTCTCTAGGATCACGGGGATTAGGTTGGGCATGCCTATTGTGGCAACCTTGTTTTCACAAGCTCAACAACTTCTTGGTGAACCCAGATCATGTCGTACTGTGGGAGAGAGCCCCAACTTGGGCAACTCAAAAATTTGAGATTAGTAAAATCATCGCTCGGTTTGAGCATATACTTCAGATCAGGTACCCCATGAGTCGGCCTATTGCCTATATAACGCGGTATTTACCGGAATATCGACGCCCGATCCTAGAAAAACTAAACGAACGCCTGCATGGGAGGCTAATTGTGTATGCTGGTTCTTTTCCCGATACTTCTTTCAAAGGACTATCTCCTGTATCCAGTTCAAGCTACAGCCTTATCGAATTGAAAAATACATGGATTGGTGGACAGAGAGCATTGATCCAAAATATGCGCCCTGTTGTGGCATGCAATCCAGCTGTTATAATGGCGGAGGAGTCTCCCCGAACTGTTACTCTACCTTGGTTACTGGCTGCGGCCCGGAGAAAAGGGATTGGGACACTGCTCTGGGGACATTTTTCTTCAAATCTGCGGGCATTTTCAGGGCGCAACCTACTTGACCGTTACCGTATGGCTCTGGCAAAAAGAGTGGACGGTTGTGTTTGCTATACCAATGAAATCGCTGAGATGATTCGTCCTTATGTGTCTGCCGAACACCGTTTTGTCGCACAGAACACACTGGATACGGACAGGCTGTTTCGACTGCACCGATCCTTAGTCTCAGAGGGGAAAAAAAGTGTCCGGTCTCGCCTGGGATTACCGGAGCAAGGAGCAACCGTGGTCTTTCTCGGACGTCTGATCGCGGATAAACAACCAGAAGTTCTGTTAGACCTTCACAAGGCTTTGAGCGCAAGGGGAAAAGCGACGCTCATTATGATTGGTGATGGTCCAGAACGAACTAAACTCACGCTCCGAATTCAGCGTGAGGGATTAACGAATGTATTCTTTCCTGGAGCACTTTCAAAGCTTGAAGACTCTGCCCCATGGATGTATGCCGCGGATGTCATGGTTTGCCCTGGATATGTCGGTTTGAACGTGAATCATGCATTCTGCCTGGGACTTCCAGTGGTCACCTGCACAAGTCCTGACCCCGGAATCCGCTATCATAGCCCAGAGATCGCATATCTGAAACCTGGTGTAAATGGCATGCAATATCATTATGGAAACCTGAATTCTCTCACGGAAGTAACTTCGGCTGTGTTACAAAACAAAGACCGCTTTTCATCTCATGCACTTGAGTATGCTCAATCACATCTTCAAATGCATAGAATGGTTGACGGCTTAGTCCAGGCGATCGAATATGCTGAATCATGTGCAGGATGA
- a CDS encoding alpha/beta hydrolase — MFLAFKLVTPIPSIDNHSLPPNLQSHESGGFEYIDSGEDHERPPILLLHGLLGNPEGWFDAASALVANGYRAIVPNLKMDDLPRKQANVQGLVDYVYRFTTFLGLDEMILVGNSLGGQIAVRYITCHPKHVAGLILSASSGIYETEVGHTTFRRNDREYIRVKAEKTFYDPAMVTEELLDRISDIATNRLRALRFVWLARSSMKDLVVDELSDVNVPAFLIWGSEDQITPPDVAHMFQELLPNAKLRFIEKCGHAPMMERPEAFNQLMIEFLDRSFSKVTTPA, encoded by the coding sequence ATCTTTCTTGCATTCAAACTGGTGACTCCTATTCCTTCTATAGATAATCACTCCCTTCCGCCAAATCTACAATCTCACGAATCCGGCGGATTTGAATATATTGATTCGGGAGAAGATCATGAGCGTCCGCCCATCCTTCTCCTGCATGGACTTCTGGGGAACCCAGAGGGCTGGTTTGATGCGGCTTCCGCCTTGGTAGCCAATGGGTATCGGGCAATTGTCCCCAATTTGAAGATGGATGATCTACCCCGTAAACAGGCCAATGTACAGGGACTCGTTGACTACGTATATAGATTTACCACTTTCCTGGGCCTTGATGAAATGATTCTGGTTGGCAATTCCCTGGGCGGGCAAATCGCCGTCAGATACATTACCTGTCACCCGAAACATGTTGCCGGTCTGATACTATCTGCCTCTTCCGGGATTTACGAAACAGAAGTAGGGCATACAACTTTTCGACGCAATGATCGCGAATATATTCGAGTCAAAGCGGAAAAGACATTCTACGACCCAGCAATGGTAACTGAAGAACTGCTGGACCGCATATCTGATATTGCAACAAACAGATTACGCGCACTTCGTTTTGTTTGGCTTGCCCGTAGTTCCATGAAAGATCTCGTTGTTGACGAGCTCAGTGACGTTAACGTTCCCGCTTTCCTCATATGGGGTTCGGAAGATCAGATCACCCCGCCTGATGTCGCCCACATGTTCCAGGAATTGCTTCCTAACGCAAAGTTGCGGTTCATCGAAAAATGTGGACATGCTCCGATGATGGAACGTCCTGAAGCCTTCAACCAATTGATGATCGAATTCCTGGATCGCTCTTTCAGCAAAGTCACCACTCCCGCCTAA